In Cololabis saira isolate AMF1-May2022 chromosome 1, fColSai1.1, whole genome shotgun sequence, the following proteins share a genomic window:
- the ttyh3b gene encoding protein tweety homolog 3, translated as MAAVVNYSPPWWVNLLHRLPHFNIEFQTVSSDFRPEDSEYQKSVLLIGSVALVCLCLDLLFLLFYSFWLCCRRRKNDDSSHSHSHAQQPSADCCCTAWCVIIATLVCSAGIAVGFYGNGESSDGASRLAYSLRHANRTVSGVEKLVSDNALALNQTVEENLYQLETAFQDQTDYVSIVQKLQGQLDELVKLMADIPFWSNTEVSLEDLARKTEAFDFYRWMGYLGLLLFDVLICLLVLFGLIRNSRSTLIGVCLLGVLTLIISWGSLGLELAVAASASDFCVSPDTYITRVTKENAVINQDILQYYLKCSSGQINPFQQRLSGSHKALVEMQDDVAELLRSATRDYPNTKGRLEQIQSVLNSTEVGLHQLTALVDCRSLHMDYVQALTGLCYDGVEGIIYLVLFSFVTALMFSSIVCSVPHTWPGKRTDEEDGEDESGASRGGVHDNLYRVHMPSLYSCGSSYGSEASLPATAHTVSNAPVTEYMSQNANFQNPRCENTPLIGRESPPPSYTSSMRAKYLATNRPDQNRRSVPNDQLDPASRPHPAARPQSSVH; from the exons TCTGTTTTGCTCATCGGTTCTGTGGCATTGGTGTGCTTGTGCCTGGAcctccttttcctcctcttctACTCCTTCTGGCTTTGCTGCCGAAGACGAAAGAATGATGACTCCTCCCACTCACATTCACACGCCCAGCAGCCCAGCGCTGACTGTTGCTGCACCGCTTGGTGCGTCATCATCGCAACGCTCGTCTGCAG TGCTGGTATCGCTGTAGGATTCTATGGAAACGGGGAGTCGAGTGATGGAGCCAGTCGTTTGGCATACTCCCTCCGTCATGCTAACCGCACCGTATCCGGGGTGGAGAAACTG GTGTCAGACAACGCCCTAGCCTTAAACCAGACGGTGGAAGAAAACTTATACCAATTAGAGACAGCCTTCCAGGATCAGACGGACTATGTGTCCATCGTCCAAAAGCTGCAGGGACAGCTGGACGAGCTGGTGAAGCTGATGGCCGACATCCCTTTCTGGTCCAACACTGAAGTTTCCCTGGAGGACTTGGCTCGAAAAACAGAGGCCTTTGACTTTTACAG GTGGATGGGGTACCTTGGGTTGCTGCTGTTTGACGTACTCATTTGTCTTCTGGTGCTATTTGGTCTCATACGCAACTCTAGAAGCACTCTGATTGG AGTATGTCTGCTCGGCGTTCTGACTTTGATAATCAGCTGGGGGTCTCTGGGCCTGGAATTGGCTGTTGCTGCT TCAGCCAGCGACTTCTGCGTTTCCCCGGATACCTACATCACCAGGGTAACCAAAGAAAATGCTGTCATCAACCAAG atatcctgcaGTATTACCTAAAGTGCAGCTCTGGACAAATTAACCCCTTCCAGCAG AGGCTGTCAGGGAGTCACAAAGCATTGGTGGAGATGCAGGATGATGTGGCAGAGCTACTGAGATCAGCAACACGTGATTATCCCAACACcaag GGGAGACTGGAGCAAATCCAGTCTGTGTTGAATTCCACCGAGGTTGGTCTTCACCAACTGACTGCTTTGGTTGACTGTCGTAGTCTGCACATG GACTACGTCCAAGCACTGACCGGGCTGTGTTATGATGGGGTGGAGGGTATCATATACCTTGTGCTCTTCTCCTTTGTCACTGCTCTGATGTTCTCCTCAATTGTGTGCAGCGTGCCTCATACCTGGCCTGGCAAGAG GACGGATGAGGAAGACGGAGAGGACGAGTCGGGCGCCTCACGTGGCGGTGTGCACGATAACCTGTACCGCGTTCACATGCCCAGTCTCTACAGCTGTGGCTCCAGCTACGGTAGCGAAGCTAGCCTGCCCGCTACAGCCCACACTGTCAGCAATGCCCCGGTCACTGAATACAT GAGCCAGAACGCAAACTTTCAGAACCCTCGGTGTGAGAACACCCCCTTGATTGGCAGGGAGTCCCCTCCACCCTCT TACACCTCCAGTATGAGAGCAAAATACCTCGCAACCAACCGACCAGACCAGAACCGACGCTCCGTTCCCAATGACCAACTGGATCCCGCCAGCCGGCCTCACCCCGCCGCCCGACCACAGTCCTCAGTCCATTAG